From the Erythrolamprus reginae isolate rEryReg1 chromosome Z, rEryReg1.hap1, whole genome shotgun sequence genome, one window contains:
- the LOC139154782 gene encoding apoptosis-associated speck-like protein containing a CARD, giving the protein MAKSARCCLAEALENLTGDELRKFKANLQDFPVKEDFSNIPRGALEKADALRLSDLLISYYCQDYAVEVAAQVLSVSNCKPQAEKLLSDTGKDACNSDEEPVTQMSAPSRQTVQAPGMHFIERHRDALIRRVVGVEEILDQLYGVLLNNEQYQIIMIKGTSQEKMRELFKLVPGWNPHCKDMLYEVLKEKRKFLIEDLERQ; this is encoded by the exons ATGGCCAAAAGCGCCCGCTGCTGCCTGGCAGAAGCCCTGGAGAACCTGACCGGCGACGAGCTGAGAAAATTCAAGGCGAACCTCCAGGATTTCCCGGTCAAGGAAGACTTCAGCAACATCCCCCGAGGAGCCCTGGAGAAGGCGGACGCGCTCAGACTCAGCGACCTCCTGATCAGTTACTACTGCCAGGACTACGCCGTGGAAGTGGCCGCCCAGGTGCTCTCGGTCAGCAACTGCAAGCCCCAAGCTGAGAAGCTCCTCAGTGACACCGGGAAAG ATGCCTGCAATTCTGATGAGGAACCTGTGACCCAGATGAGCGCCCCCTCAAGACAAACAG TTCAGGCCCCAGGAATGCATTTTATTGAACGCCATCGTGACGCCCTGATTCGGAGGGTAGTCGGAGTGGAAGAAATTCTGGACCAGCTATATGGAGTTCTCCTGAACAATGAGCAATATCAAATTATCATGATAAAGGGAACATCCCAGGAGAAAATGAGGGAGCTCTTTAAACTGGTGCCAGGCTGGAATCCACATTGCAAGGATATGCTCTACGAAGTtctgaaggagaaaaggaagtttCTGATTGAAGACCTTGAAAGGCAGTGA